The DNA window AGGTCAGTTCTCCATTCACTCCACAGTCTTAGATGTATTCTTCTTCCAGTAATCTAAAGTCTTTTCACTTCAACACCTCACTGACATTTTAAGGTAGAATATGATTTTTTATTAAGGTTGCTTGtatggtttttgttgttgttgttgttgttgttttgggtttgtttggtttggttttggttttggttttgtttttttacttgtGGATAGATGTTCAACAGTGTCAGTAAGTCTATCTCCAGAAGACTGTACACTTTGAAGCAGCAACATTTCTCCTTTCATCTCTTATGACATCTGCATTTTGGAACGTGCACAATACCCAGATTGATGACTGTAGTGTGAGTGTGGGAACATCTGGTCAAGCAGCAATCTCTTATCTCTTTTGAAGAAGTCCTGGgagctagattttttttttccttcatttcctcctccctctAATCCCCTGTTCTATTTAAACTCTATAAGATTTTCATTGCCAGATCACTAAATAATGTCTAACTAGTACATAAAAGATATGAACACATCTCTGGATAAGAGCTTTGTAAAAGGAAACCTATCAGTTATCTACCCTTCCtctatttttgtttaataagaTGTCTTACTTAAAAAAGGGAAGTGTTTGGTAACTTTTTCTGTAATACCACCAATATATATTCTTTCATTATGTATGTCTCTAATAGCAAAGAAATGTCTCAATTCAGTTGACTTCCCATCAAAGCATTTATTATTTCTCCTTTGGTTTCCTAATTTTATCTGCTTTCAAATTCAGTTTGTTCCATCACACTCAATTCAGACTGCCATATTCAGACAAAGCAGCATGGTACCCTGCTGGCTACCCTGGTAGCATTTGGGAGGAATTCATTAGAATTTGTTCTTTGTAAGCCTGCTCACCTGGTGTAAGAGTCTaaagagctggaaaacaccTGAAATGTTCATGTCTAGCCCCAAACCAGAAGGATATCTGCAGGAAATTTTCATTGAACTATATTTTTACAGACAGTTGACAAATAATGCTGAGATTTTACTCCTTGCCTTTGAGAAAGCAGTGATTTGCGAAGTGTCTTTTCAATTAAGTATAATATCAAATTACTTCATTGCAAATCTCAGTATTCCTTCCTCTGAAGAAAGGAACATATTTAGGAAATTCTACTTTCTCTTTACTTCAGAAGTTTGTTGTACATAAAATTTCAAGGTTGGCAAAAGAAGAGCAGAGATGCCAAAATTAAGAAATGCTTTGTAAATGAGGATTTAGCCCTCAACCCAAGATGAGCCATGTATCTCTAGATTTCTGTGAAGGTTTTTTCATTTggttggttttgatttgtttttttttttctttgtttctttgttttgttgttgttgttgtggttgtgatttttgtttgtttgttttgttagtttggcttttgttttgctttttgctttttttgtttgtttttttgttgtttgttttttttgtttgtttttctgaaaaaggaaaagggttGTGAAATAACAAAAGTTTAAAATGGCATTATAAGGGAAGTCCACATTCTTGACAGTTAAATTTTGGGTGCTATAACCACTTGTACTACAAGGAATTACACAAAAAATTTGGGATTGCTCCATAAAGTGACCATGAAACTGAAAGTAAGCTACTTCAACCACAATTctattttccattatttgtCCCTGTAACAGACACAGATACCACAAAAACATACCAAAAGGTATGAATTCAGCTAAGGCATTAGAGAAGAGATCTGAATATGAAGAAGGTGTGAGAATGAAGTggagagggaaataaaatatgttcttttGTGCTTCCATAATATGGGAGGACATGGGATTTGCTGAAGCAGTACCTCTCAGttgtttctcttctgctttctatTCTTTAGAATTGACTGTAGAGATTCAGTACATGATTTTtgtctctccctctcctcccagtAAAACtgaataaacaggaaaaaatgcaaagcctCTAGAATAAACAGTACATGTAAATGTGAATATCCAGATTCGATACAGCTTTATAAACATCACTACTTTGCATATTTAGACCTTGGTCTTGTTCAAGTAAAACAGTTCCATCAATAATACTAAAGTTTGGGATGTAAGTGTAATTCAGCTGTTAGCTATAGGTGCATATTAGGATTTTTAGCTATAGGTGCACATTGAGGTTtttagttttgtcttttttctttataaatttcTAATCTGGCTTTCCAGGTACATTGGTATCCATCTTGTGATTTTCTCTGAACCAAATTTTGTCATTCATATAGCTGTATTCTTATGCAGTGCCCATTGGCTAAGACAGTGCAAACCACTGTTTTTGGCAGAAGCTGTTAGACCAACCTGACCTCTGACACACCACTGGCTTTCTCCTTGCAAAGGTGATCCAGCTACATCTTTGTTGgtgttaatttttcatttacagtTCTTTTGGTCAAAGTGCCTTGATGCTGCATTAATCTTGATTAATGCTATCAAAAATATATACTAAGTTCAACaattgtgtattttaaaaagggcattttcttctattttgtgACATTGAAGATATCTCCTTGGATTAACAGGACTTCAAAATGGTGCACCACAGCTTGTGTAGCATcataaaagaagagaaaggaaaaaagtctttctgattgtgagaaaaaaaatcagcttgaTGAAAATGCTCTTGCCATAGTCTGAAATACAAGTTACACTGATATTAGTGTGTGAGAGATGTACAACTCTGGTGAAAGAAAAGCTTGTTCTCTTTCATTCCTCCCATCCCCTTTGCCCTATTTTACTTACATTCCCTCAGCATTTCCTatgcatttttgtttcagttttgaaagCAGCATGCTATAAAAGCTCACCCCAACTAAAAAGATACCTGTACATATACAGTGTGAACAAAGAAGGCCTCCTCTTCCTGCTAGACCTAATCTGATACATGGTGCCAAACAGCCCCAAGGAGTTTTGGACTTCATCACCTAcagttattaaaacaaaaatttacaaaaaagcaacagcaagtTTTCCTGCAATAGTCTGggggaaaaccaaaccaaaccaaaccaaaccaaaccaaaccaaaccaatccaaaccaaaccaaaccaaaccaaaccaaacaaaaaaccaatctgaaacaaaaccttaaaaacccaaacaaacaaacagaaaacaaaaaaactaaacaaaaacccACCGTGAAACCAAACATGCAGGATATTGGGCTTGATCAATTTCCCACTTTTAGATGGGCTCGTGCTGACAGGGAATCTGTAATTCAATCCTGGACAACCTGCGACCTCTTTTGGTCAATTAACAAAATGAGCACAAGGACAAAGGAATACTGAAAAGCCTTGGTAGTCACCCGTCGGGGAGTTAAGCAAGGGTGATCTCTCTTCTAAAGCATCTTTaatttcccaaggaaaaagtgTCTACTCTTACACCATATTATTCACAAATAAaaccagatattttttttatcctgctgAGTACGATGCTCCTTTCAAGATGTTATCTGCAAGGCATAAGTACTGAatagagaaaactgaaaaagtaaTTCTAATTATCTAAAAAACATGTCTTGTAAAAAGTGCAGCTTTCAAGATCAACAGTATTGTGGTCAGTACCTTGAGCAATAACATATATACTTCTTTCTCCCACTTGAATTTTGACACATTTGAACAGCTGATGTATTACTGAAAGATGAGCAGCAGTATTACTGATGAAGGGGTTGAAAGTAGAACAGTAGTCTGGCTCATCATTCCCACAGCAGAACATATTTGTATAAGCCAGTATCTGTGAGGATTGctgtttttacttttcatgAGGCAAGCTTCTCGGACTGAAACACCATATATTTGTCTATATATATGCCTCACCATCCTCTTCCTCATGAGAGTGCAGTAGAGCTTCAGAAAGAATGGTTGCAAAATTTGGCACTGCCAATTCAGATATTCTCAAAGTTAAGCCAAGTTAACAGGGGGAGCAAAATATGCCcaggaaaactgaaagagaatttGCAGTGGCCTGAAGACAAATATATGCATTGTGCAAAAATCCGTGTAGAATTTCAAAGTTGGGCGTTTAGGGGGATGGATTGTCTTTTTTATCCTAGATTTGTGAGGACATTGCAATGGAAACCGTTTTCTTATATATGGAAGGAAAAGTTTCAAGACTACAgagaacactttaaaaaaaaacattaaggGAGGCACATCCACGAAGATGGGGCAAGATATGGACGGAGTTCCGGCCAGAGCGCAACGTCATCTCAAACGCGGCTGGGGTGCCTGAGTGTGTGGGTGTGGTCATGCACATACATTTCCCCCCAGTCTTCCTTGGAAACGCAGTTGTCATGTGAGCTGTAAGCCAGTCTCAAGGTATGCCCTGAACCTGCGGGAGGGTGGGCGAGTGCGAGCGCGAGCACATGCGCACCTTCGCCAGGGCCGGGGCTCCTAGCCCAAAGTGAACAGGATTGGAGCTAGGAGTTCAAAAAAGGGCACTCTCTGCGAGCTTCTCTCGCCTCTCTCGGTGCCAAGGAAACACACACGGTCACGGGGAAGCGCACAGGCACAGAGAGACACTTTTCTTGAAACGACGGGGCCCTCTCGCCAGAGCCCTACCCTTCACAGCTGATTTCTAAGCGTCCATAAACCCCCGGCAGCGCGGCGTCCCCCGTCTACTCCCCCCGCGCTGCACCGCCCTCACAGCCCTGAGTGACCGAACCCTGGATCCGTCGAAGGCCGGCTCTTCCTGCCGCGCCGCGCGTTATTCATGGCGCGGGGCGGGCCGGCGACCGCTGCACTATATAGGGCGTAAGGACGGCACGGGGGACAGCTGGGTGCGGAGTGGCGGGGAGTGGAGCAGGGCAGCGCGGCTGGCAGGCAGCACGGGGAATAAAACGAAGGGAACTTCGCTTTTTCTTTCGCTCCATctctatttttcccttctcGGTACTGTCtccttttctgaaatgtttttggaCTAAGTTTTCTTCTGACCGTCGGGgcttgtgttgtttttttttttttttttttttttttttttggtttttttttttttgtttgtttgtttgtttgtttttaatataagtTTTgcaaagtttgggttttttttcttttttttctgagtgttgTGTGTGACAAAAAAATAGTAAAGTTACTGTCGAGCCAAGTAATTCAGGCgctctgcagggaggaagggggagaagaaaaggaaaaagttgcTTTTGTTGCTAGCGAGTTTTTGCTGCCTTGATGTGACTACGGGCAAGCGACTGCAGAGAGGGCCGGCGTGCGAGTGCCAGCAGCGCGGCTTCCCGCCTCCTCACGCCAGCAGTCTTGCAAGCGGCCGGCGGCTCCCAGCCCCGCGGCTCGGCCTCCGCCGCTCCGTTCCCTCCGCCCGCAGCGGCGTGTGAGCGCCCGCGGGACTCTGCCCGTCCCGGGCCCGCCCGGGGTGCGCGGGGGCGGCTCCCGGCGGCCCTCTCCGCCGGTTGCCATGGTGCCGCGGCCCGGCGTGCTGTGGGCagtggcggcggcggcgctaGCGCTGCTGGtccggcgggcggcggcggcgctggcggGGCCGGTGGTCCGCTGCGAGCCTTGCGACGCGCGGGCGCTGCAGCAGTGCAAGCCCCTACAGCCCGACTGCGCCGAACGGGTGCGGGAGCCGGGCTGCGGCTGCTGCCTCACCTGCGCCCTGCGCCCGGGGCAGCCCTGCGGCATCTACACGGAAAGCTGCGGCGTGGGGCTCAGCTGCCAGCCGCGGCGGGAAGAGGCGCGGCCGCTGCAGGCGCTGCTCGAGGGCCGCGGGCTCTGCACCAACGCTACGGCGGGCAGCAAGCTGCGGGCCTTCCTGCTGCCGGGACCGCATGCTGCAGGTAAGGGGCTGCGGCCGGGGTGGGAAGCGAAGGGGTGGCTTTGCTGCGCGCCGCTTTCCCTCTTAGCTGCTTTCTTGCTGGgctgtttctttattttgtttgtgcgtttttgttttgttttggtgatggttttttttttttgttttctgtgtgtcgctttcttttgttttaagttACAAAGGGAGCAGCACGAGCAGGGAGGCGTGGGCAAGCTCGCGGCAGAGCTCTGTCTCCAGAAACGGCCCTCGCTCGCTGCCCGCCTGATGCCGGCCCGTGGGCGGGGGGCTCTGCCAGTAGCCACGTAGCCGAGCTTGGATCGTTTTGAAGGAGGCGTGCTTTGGCCGAAGGAAAGGACAATTTACCTCTTCCACCTTATTTATGTATATACTGGTTTTCTTTAACACCGATGCTGAGAAATAGGTCCTCGCAAAAGAGGCagagctactttttttttttttttttttttttaagaaaaacaaaagagaggGGAGGAGGCTTCTGCGGGTGCATGGGGCTGGCAGGCTACAGAGCCtggatggagagagagagagggtgtAATCTTCCTCGTTTGTCCCCGCTGTACCTGGAAAGAGAGTGAGCAAAAACCTCGAGAGATTGGGGTCTAACTGCTGCAGTGCAGCGTGGGTAAGTCAGGAAAGTCTTAcccacagagaggaaaagacaaaaaaaaaaaagcaaaagacaaaTTTAAATATCTCTTTGTCCTGGAAAAGTGGTTATTCAGAACAAAGCGTTTGCACAACAGTGTTTAAGAGCACGTTGCTTCTTTGTACTGCAAATAAATCCTTGGTCAAATGAAGATTTCCTGTACCTCTTCCATGTCTTGTAAGTGAGATGTTCACAGAACGGCTTTTGTTTGAAAAGGAAGGGACGGTTGGAAAAAGTTCTGTTAGcatgcacattttaaaacttaaaacaGGGAAACTTGGGATTCAGATCGAGAAAGCACAGTCCCTCTATGCAAGCATTTAATTAAACTCTTTGCTAACCAACAGCAAGTATGTTAACATTTATTTAATAGAAAAGTGTGTCAAAAGGCTTTCcactgtttgcatttttaaaaagccagaaGATTTTCTGCCAGATTGTAGGGACTCTTTGACTAGCCATTCCTTAGCTGAGAAAGTGGCATCAATGCTCCAGTTAACTGCCTGTTAAAATAATAGGAGATGActtattataattatataattataattataattatttatgtGCTGCTTCCAAGCTGTGACAATATGAATGAGAGTTTGAATGTATTAACTGAAATTTTTAATCTCCTTGGAACATCTAGTTCATAATATGAGTTTGGCTCATCCTGTTCATCACTGGAGTAACACTGGAAACAAGAAGCGTCTCCTTGGTACTTAGTTGGTGGCATTTAATCTAGGGGTAGTGCTTTCAACAGTGACTGttagagaaggagaaagggaaagacaGAGTTGCACTTAGCTGAAAATCTTTCAATTTTCAGATGGATTTTTACTTCTGCATTCTTGGCTGAGGGAGAACTCCGATTTTGAGATCAGTAGAAATTTTGATTCCTTAAAAAGTGCATAGCAGGACCCTTACAGTTCACATTCAAGGAGTGAAGCTTGCAAATCTGGTGTGCAAGAAGGAAGAAGTACCCAGAACCTATATGACACAGAGTACCTACTTCCTCATGAGGACGACTCCACTCCCAGCTCTCAAGCCAACACTCCCTGGTATACACCTCTCTGAGCAGGTTTACATCATTTCCTTTACATGCAGCTAGGTCCTGCATCACATGCTATTCTGCTGGTCCTTCCTAGTTCATGGAAGTTGCTAGAAGTTGGTATAGGGTAGAGTATATTACAGTAACATTATAACAGAAACTGTAGTAGGACACTGACTCTccagttactttttttttttatacaaaactGTTAAATAGTAGCGTGCATTTGCAACCCTTTtaatctcttaaaaataaaaagagaataagTAACTCTCATGGCAGTTCTGTTTCTCTTATGAGGATGTAAAGCTAGCATGGCACCAAGTTTTGTGAAACTGAGTTAATAAAATATGCTTTACAGTTTGAAATGTGTCAATATGACCATTTTAATCTGAAGTGTAAGAAGTACTGTTGAACTATGGTGGCCTCTCTGAACTGAAGTGATCAGACATGGTCATGGATACTCAATGCATGTTAAGAATATTTTCTACTTGTTTTTGGTAGAAGAGAAAGACTAATGAACCAATTAGGACTGACTGCAGAAAACCTAGATTCAggtttataatattttattggCTCATTTCTTCAAATTTCATTGAGAATGTGGGAGGAAAATACTACTGTTTCAGAGCAGGACACTAAACCACCAAAAATATGTTCAAATACCGCTGAGAGTCTGAGTTAAACCCACAAAAGCCAGGAAATTTGGACTTAGGACTTAAACTTCATTAATCCATTTGCACTGTGATTTGAATTTTCCTGGTCAATTAAGTCCATTGCCAGCAGCGGCTGCGCTAAAACCGCCAGTACCAAAATATTAACTCAGAACTCTCTTCCTATGTTCCTTCTCCCATTCCTGTGTATTGGCAGTGCCACTGTGCTCCTTGTGTAGAAATATTTCGCATCAACAAACTATATGACCATGGACTTTTAGCACTGAATTtctcaagtttatttttttttagtgagtCATCAAGTATAATTTTAGTacaatttataattttattggATGTTATCATTGTGCACTCCCAATaggatttcattaaaaaaaaaaaaaaaagaaggtggtCAGCAGCTAAGACAGCAACTAGTGGGATACAGCTATTACTTAGCTGTTAGGAATAACTTAACTGGAAAAATTCTCTGGAGGAAATGCAAGTAGTTAAGTTGCACTACAGGAGTCTCCTAACAGAGAGAAATGCAACATAAAAAATACCTTGAAAGGTACAGGAACACTGAACTTATGGAATATGttagaaaaatctgtttctccTTACTTTTTGTGGATGGTagtttaaagagaaaatatttttgaagctCAAGATGAAAACAGTGTTTGTCCCTGGAACCACTACAGAATGAATGGCGGTTTTTGTCCATTacctttaaaatgtgttttgtacaccaagattttttttttattttaatagcagagaaatgaaagtgtgctgttctttttcttccctgttctGTGTGTTGAATAAagtaaggataaaaaaaaaaaaaaaaaaaaaaaaaaaaaaaaaaaaaaaaaaaaaaaaaaaaaaaaaaaagactaattaGAACCAGGAAACTCGGCGGGCTAGAGTTGAGAGTATTAAcgttaaaacaaacaaacaaacaaacaaaaattacgGCTCTGGGACAGGCAGAGCCACAATGCAGCCTATTACTGCCCGAAGCCGGCCGCGTTTATCTGGAGTTGAAGTCAGCAGTAGCGGAGGGGAGGGATCCCCGCCCCGGCGCCGCTGGGGTTGCGGCGGGCTTCGCTCCTGCGGTTCCGGCCTGCCCCCTGCCGCCGGCGGGCGGCACTGCAGCGGCAGTCAGAGGCCAGTGGCCAGCGCGGCCGTGGTTCCTGGGACAGTCGCCGTGGCTGGTTTCCCGGTCTTGGGTACAGCCTGCACAGGCGGTGCAGCTGGGCACTTTGCAGGACCGCGCTGAGCACGGGAATGCTTCAGATACAAAACTCATTGCGTGTCAACAAAGATGCTGACACATGCAGAATGCTACATAGCTCATCTTTTTTGTATATTGCtattttgtaaaaggaaaattaaacacATAGCCTAATCTAGTGGCTTGTTAATTGAGGAGAGACTTCATTGTGCTCTATAGCTTCCTtacaagaggaagcagaaagggCAAGCACTAATCTCTTCTTGCTTGTGACCAGTGATAGGGTCTGAGGAAATGGCATGGTGCTGTGTCAAGAGAAGTAAAGGttagatattaagaaaaggttcttcactcagagggtgggtgggctctgcagggaagTGGTCTCACCAGCAAGACTGACAGCATTCAAGAAACATTTGGACAATACTGTCAGGCACATGATTTGATTCTTGTTGCTGTCCTTtgcagggccaggaattggACTTGAGGAgccttgtgggtctcttccagctcaggatatttggtgattctatgtttctatgCCCTTGCACACACAGCTGGCAGTCAAGTAACATTGtttcttctgcatttattcTTTTTGAAGGAAATTTCAGTGATTCAGAAGAAGACAGGAGTACCAGCAGCGTCGAAAATCAGGCCATTCCAAACTCTCACAGGGTGCCAGATTCCAAGTCACATCCACCACACATCAAAATAGATATCATCAGGAAAGTGCAAGCCAAAGATTCACAACGCTATAAAGTCGAATATGATTCACAGAGTACAGATACATTGAATTTCTCTTCTGAATCCAAACAAGAGACTGAATATGTAAGTATTTTTTGTAAATAGGAGGGCATTTGCCAGGCTGTgaatgtgtatgtgtgtgtgtatacatatgcATGTTGtgcatatgaaaaaataaataattacacTAAATAGCTAAAGAGTGGTAATTGTTGCAGCCTTGTAGGACATTCTGGCATTTTAACTGGTAAATCTATTGACTCTGCAAATGCATACACAATCAGCAGGCCAAGAAGATTGTGCTCAGGAAACACATAGGACTAATGTAATGATGTTTGCATCAATACAAGCATGACTTCCACTAAAGTTTCTTAGAGGCCAAAAGTTCTTGTTCTTCCCTGTAACTGTCACACATTTGTGTGAATGGACTTGGAGTGCCATCATTAAACTTGGTTGCAAACAGTATAATTGAATTGCAATTCAATTATAAAAAGATGTTTCACGTTGAGTGTAGTGGCACTGTGTTCATGCGTTGCCTGGTGCAAATTAAGGGAGAGAAATTTAGGCTGAGCTGAGGATTAGGGTCTTCACTAGTCAGTCACTGTACGTCATGCTGAGCATCACCTCCACTTGCAGTTGCTGTAGGTGCTACTGCCTAAATGCAGAGTCTTGTGGTCACATGAGCTGCCATTGCTTCCTACTGACTGTGCCCAGTGAATTTGCAGGGCAGTCGGAGTGTGGTTAATCTGAGGGCAAGAATAATTCTCTTCCTGGACATCCAAGTGATAACCTGTGCCTTCGGCCAGATGGCTTGAAAAATGCATCTAGATATTCTTTGGCATTTTATCAAAACATGCATGGTAAAAGCAGATGTGGCCTCTCATTTTCAAAAGAAGGTTTTGAAACTTGTATGGGGTGAAAACCTCTGCCTGAAGAGAGTGTGGCTTCCAAGAATACCTTCATTTTAAGTTTGTCACTGATGTCCAGCCATCTAGTTATATTACTTCAGTATCTGCCTTCCAGTGTGTCCTCCTCCCAAAAATGTGAAGTAAAAGTGCCATCACTAAAAGAATGAAAGTTGGTTGCTTGAGGAAATAGATTCTTAACTAGGATGAGTAGTGATAGTTGGGTCCATGAGCAAAGGTATACCAGTTTACCAAGGCTGTTGGTGTCTTTAAGAACTTGAAATAAGTCCATCAGGGACAGGTGCCTTTGTCAGCAAATGCTCTTCTAGCTGTGTCTGCATGTTAGCTTTTGATACTGGTCTGGCTGACTTTGGAAGcttgcttcaaaataaaaaaaaattaaatctgttgATGTTTTTGTAGGCCTAATTTGGGATCAAATTTCTGAATGTCTGTCACCTGCAGTCAGTGCATTTGAGCAGTGAGAGAAGCCATTTAAAGCCCATGCTTAGAACTTGTGAGACCAGTTCAGAAAGAAAACGTGGAGGCAACAAGGAAGGTCTTTACTGACCAAAAAACACCATTTTAATCTCCAGCAGTACTATGGAGATTGTATGCTCTCAGACACTCACATTAAAAGGTCCTTTACATGAACAAACTATTAATATTACCACTTGAAAGTGTGAATGTCATTACTTCACTAATTAAAAACAGCACCAAATGAGTTTTTGTGTCAGTATAgcaacttaaatatttttaaaccatgAAACCATGCAAAGAAATCTTTTCATGTCTCTGCTGAAGAAGTGGGCTGGTGGTGCAAGTCAGTGATATACCCAGATAGGAGTGTAGCTAAGCACAAAGTTTGTAGTCTGTGACTCTTGAATCCTGATCCCACTGCTGTCACTGACTGCCTTCTTGGCCACTGGCAAAATGTGAAGCTCTCTGCTCTTGATTTTCTGACTTCAAAGTGGGGCTCATCATGCTTTACTCTCCCTACCCTGGAGGGCTGCCATGAGATAAAACTAGTTGGTGTTTGAGACATTCTCTTAGAAGTGCTTCTGGAAGCTCTTTTTGGCTCATTGTCCTAGAGCTAATCCTCACTACCTTGTTTTCAGCCTTTTGCAGatgaagaaagagaggaaaaaatttaCATACTTATCTAATGAGACTTCTGTGTGCAACTGATCCTCTGTGTGACTGCATCTATTTGATTCAGTTGAAATTGGGAATTGTTGTCCAAGTTGaggtattttatatatacattttgCCAAACCACTTATTTTCAATTGAATC is part of the Vidua chalybeata isolate OUT-0048 chromosome 1, bVidCha1 merged haplotype, whole genome shotgun sequence genome and encodes:
- the IGFBP3 gene encoding insulin-like growth factor-binding protein 3 codes for the protein MVPRPGVLWAVAAAALALLVRRAAAALAGPVVRCEPCDARALQQCKPLQPDCAERVREPGCGCCLTCALRPGQPCGIYTESCGVGLSCQPRREEARPLQALLEGRGLCTNATAGSKLRAFLLPGPHAAGNFSDSEEDRSTSSVENQAIPNSHRVPDSKSHPPHIKIDIIRKVQAKDSQRYKVEYDSQSTDTLNFSSESKQETEYGPCRREMEDTLNHLKILNVLSPRGFHIPNCDKKGFYKKKQCRPSKGRKRGYCWCVDKYGQPLPGYDGKGKGDVHCYNLESK